TCATGGCCGTCGGCACGGGCAAGGTGCTTGAGAACGGGCAGAAACTTCCGCTTGAGGTCAAGGTCGGCGATCGCATCATCTTCAGTAAGTACGCCGGCACCGAGGTCAAGCTGGACGGCGAGGAGTACGTCATCTTCAGCGAGCGCGACGTCCTGGCCATCATAGACAAGTAGAAGCCCGAATATCTAGGAGGTAAAAGACAATGGCAAAGATTCTTATTTTCGGAGAAGAAGCCCGCCGCGCGATGCTCCGCGGTATCGATACAGTCGCCGACACGGTCAGCGTCACCCTCGGCCCCAAGGGCCGCAACGTGGTGCTGGAGAAGAAGTTCGGCTCCCCCACCATCACCAACGATGGCGTTAACATCGCCAAGGAGATCGACCTCGAGGACGTGTACGAGAACACCGGCGCTCAGCTCCTCAAGGAAGTGGCGTCCAAGACCAACGATATAGCGGGCGACGGCACCACCACGGCGACCGTCTTCGCTCGCGCCATCATCGCCGAGGGCATGAAGAACGTGGCCGCCGGCGCTAACGGAATGCTGATGCGCTCCGGCATCGAGAGGGCGATCGACCTGGTCGTCGACGAGCTCAGGAAGAAGGCCATCCCTGTCAAGGACCGCGACAAGATCGCCCAGGTCGCGGCCATCTCAGCCAACGACAGGGCTGTCGGACAGCTCATCGCAGAGGCGATGGACAAGGTCGGCGAGGACGGGGTCATCACCGTCGAGGACAGCCAGACCGTCGGCACTACCCTCGAGATGGTCGAGGGGCTTCAGTTCGACAAGGGCTACATCAGCCCCTACATGGTCACCGATCCCGAGAGGATGGAGGTTGCGCTCGACGACGCCTACATACTCATCCACGACGGCAAGATCAGCAACATCAAGGACCTGCTTCCCACCCTTGAGAAGGTCGTCCAGACCGGCAAGCCTCTGCTCATCATCGCGGAGGACGTCGAGGGAGAGGCGCTGGCGACGCTGGTAGTCAACAAGCTGCGCGGCGTGATGCAGGTGGCCGCGGTAAAGGCCCCCGGATTCGGCGACCGTCGCAAGGCCATGCTGCAGGACATCGCCATCGTCACCGGCGGCCAGGTGGTCAGCGAGGAGATAGGCATCAAGCTCGAGAGCGCCGAGATCTCCATGCTCGGCAAGGCCAAGAAGGTCCGCATAACCAAGGAGGAGACCACCATAGTCGAGGGAGCGGGCGACTCCGACGAGATCCGCAAGCGCTCCGCCCAGATAAAGAAGGAGATCGAGGACTCCACCTCCGAGTACGACAAGGAGAAGCTGCAGGAGCGCCTTGCGAAGCTGGTCGGCGGCGTGGCCGTGATCCAGGTGGGTTCGGCGACCGAGACGGAGCAGAAGGAGCTCAAGCACCGCATAGAGGACGCGCTCAACGCGACCCGCGCTGCGGTGGAGGAGGGGATAGTGGCGGGCGGCGGGGTGGCCCCGATCAACTGCGTGGAGGCCCTTGAGAAGTTCGTCAACACCCTGCAGAGCGACGAGCGCACCGGTGCCGTGACAGTGCTCAAGGCCCTGACGTCCCCCCTGCACCTCATCGCGCATAACGCAGGCTACCAGGGCGACGTCGTGGTGGAGAAGGTCAGGAGCCTGACCGTTGGATACGGGCTGAACGCAGTCACCGGAGAGTACGTGGACATGATCGACGCCGGGATCATCGACCCGGTGAAGGTCACCCGCAGCGCACTGCAGAACGCGGGCTCGATCGCAGCTATGGTCCTGACCACCGAGGCGATAGTCGCCGACAAGCCCGAGAAGAAGGATCCCGGGATGCCCGGCGGCATGGGCGGAATGGGCGGCATGGGGGACATGTACTAGGCCCCGGCCCGAGTCAGCACGTAACGAGACAGATAAGAAAGGCCCGCGGAGGCAAGCTCCGGGGGCCTTTTTTTCGGGCGGCGAACATGCTACAATAGTCAAAGAATCGTACGGGCGGCCCCGGCTGCCAGGGGCGAAAAATGTTTCTGTTGAGTGGCATCCGGAGGTGCGGTGTGTCGCAGAACATTGTCGAGCTTGAGCGGGTGAGCAAGTCGTTCGCCGGGATAAGGGCGCTGGACGGAGTGTCGCTGACACTCGGAAGGGGCGAGGTCCTCGCGCTGCTTGGCGAGAACGGCGCCGGAAAGTCCACGCTGATGAAGATCCTGGGTGGCATATACACGAGGGACGCCGGCACGATCCGCGTGTTCGGCACCGAGATCGACGTGATGACTCCCAGGAGGGCAAAGGAGCTCGGGATCGCGATAATCCACCAGGAGCTCAACATGTGCTCGCACCTCACGGTCGCGGAGAACATCTTCCTCGGAAGGGAGCTGACCCGCTCCGGTCTGCTCCACGACCGCCCGATGCGCGAGCAGGCAGGTGAGATCCTCTCCCGCCTGAACATAGACATACATCCGGATACAGTAGTAGGGACCCTCCCGATATCGAAGCAGCAGATGGTGGAGATAGCCAAGGCTCTCTCCACCGACGCGAAGATACTGATCATGGACGAGCCCACGTCCGCCCTGACCTCCAAGGAAATCTCCGATCTCTTTCATATAATCCGCTCCCTGCGCGACCAGGGGCGCGGGATAATCTACATCTCCCACCGACTGGAGGAGCTGGCGCACATAGTGGACCGGGTGCTCATTCTACGCGACGGAAGGTACATAACGGAGAGCAGGTTCGAGGACACCACCATGGCCGAGATTATCGCCAACATGGTCGGTCGCGAGATAAAGGAGAAGTTCCCGAGGATAGAGTCATCCCCGGGCAGGACCATACTTAGCGTCAGGGGGCTGAACGCCGGCAGGCAGGTCCGCGACGTCAGCTTCGACCTGCGCGAGGGTGAGATAGTCGGGGTGGCCGGGCTGATGGGCGCCGGCAGGACGGAGATGACTAGGGCCCTGTTCGGCGCGGACCCGAAGGATAGCGGGGAGGTAACGCTGGAAGGCGAGCCCGTCCGGATAGAGAGGCCCATGGACGCGATAGAGGCCGGGCTGGTGCTGGTGCCGGAGGACAGGAAGAACGACGGCCTGTGCACCAAGCTCAGCATAAGGGAGAACGTCGCCCTGCCGAACCTTGACATGCTGAAGGGGCCACTCTCGACGGTGGACCGGCGGCGCGAAGGGGAAATGGTCAAGCGAGCGGTGGACGACCTTTCAATAAGGCTGTCCGATCCGGATCAGAGCGCGGAGAGCCTGTCCGGGGGCAACCAGCAGAAGGTGGTGGTGGGCAAGTGGCTCGCCCGCAGCTTCCGGGTAGCCCTGTTCGACGAGCCCACAAGGGGGATAGACGTCGCGGCCAAGGCGGAGATCTACCACCTGATGAACGACCTGAAACGGAAGGGGCTGGGCGTTCTGTTCATCTCGTCCGAGATGCCGGAGATACTCGGCATAGCGGACAGGATATTAGTTATGTGCGACGGCAGGATCACCGGGGAGATGCCGGCGGAGGAGGCCACGCAGGAGAAGATCCTGGAGCTGGCTACGAGCTTCGAGGACAAGTTCGGCGCGGCCGCCGGGGACTGATCATTCATCGCGGGGAGAGATTGAATTGAGAACGAACGAGACGGGCGGCCTTTCCCGGGCGCTCCACGCGCTGACGGCCAGGGGGATGGGGCAGGTGCTGACTGCGGCCGTAGGCCTGGCGGTCATGTGCGCGGTCTTCGGGTTCCTGAACCCGGTCTTCTTCTCCGGCAGGAACGTCGGCAACCTGCTGAGGCAGATAGCGCCCATCCTTCTGATAGGAATAGGGCAGTCCTACGTGCTGATCACCGGCAACATCGACCTATCGATAGGTTCCGTCACGGGGATGAGCTGCATGCTGTCGGCGACCCTTATGACCAAGGGGATGAACCCCTGGGTCTCGGCGGCGGTCACGGTCTTCTGCTGCCTCCTGGTGGGGGTGCTCAACGGTGGGCTGGTGGCGAAGTTCAACCTGCCTCCCTTCATCGCCACACTCGGCACGATGACGATAGCGCGCGGCATCGCACAGATAGTGAACAATAACTACAACACAGACTCGATAGGGCAGGCGGCGGAGGGCTTCCGCAACTTCTTCTACTACGGCAGGCTGGGAGGGGTGTTCAACACCATCTGGATAGCCGCAGCCCTCTGGTTCGCCTTCAACTTCTTGCTTTCGCGGACGAGGCTCGGCCGACACATCTACGCCACCGGCAGCAACAAGGAGGCCGCTCGGCTGTCGGGGGTCGACGTGTTCCGCACCACCACGGCGGCCTACATGGTCAGCTCCTTCTGCTCGTGCGTGGTCGGGCTGATCGTGTGCGCCACCAGCGGCATGGGGACGATGGACGCCGGCAACATGTACGAGCTGTACGCGGTGGCGGCGTCCGTCATAGGAGGGGTCAGCACCCTGGGAGGACAGGGGCTGCTGCTCGGAACCGTCATGGGAGCTTCGATCTGGGGAGTGCTCCAGAAC
The nucleotide sequence above comes from Synergistaceae bacterium. Encoded proteins:
- a CDS encoding co-chaperone GroES: MNLRPLGDRLVVKVLHNEEKTKGGIVLPDTAKEKPTEGEVMAVGTGKVLENGQKLPLEVKVGDRIIFSKYAGTEVKLDGEEYVIFSERDVLAIIDK
- the groL gene encoding chaperonin GroEL (60 kDa chaperone family; promotes refolding of misfolded polypeptides especially under stressful conditions; forms two stacked rings of heptamers to form a barrel-shaped 14mer; ends can be capped by GroES; misfolded proteins enter the barrel where they are refolded when GroES binds), which codes for MAKILIFGEEARRAMLRGIDTVADTVSVTLGPKGRNVVLEKKFGSPTITNDGVNIAKEIDLEDVYENTGAQLLKEVASKTNDIAGDGTTTATVFARAIIAEGMKNVAAGANGMLMRSGIERAIDLVVDELRKKAIPVKDRDKIAQVAAISANDRAVGQLIAEAMDKVGEDGVITVEDSQTVGTTLEMVEGLQFDKGYISPYMVTDPERMEVALDDAYILIHDGKISNIKDLLPTLEKVVQTGKPLLIIAEDVEGEALATLVVNKLRGVMQVAAVKAPGFGDRRKAMLQDIAIVTGGQVVSEEIGIKLESAEISMLGKAKKVRITKEETTIVEGAGDSDEIRKRSAQIKKEIEDSTSEYDKEKLQERLAKLVGGVAVIQVGSATETEQKELKHRIEDALNATRAAVEEGIVAGGGVAPINCVEALEKFVNTLQSDERTGAVTVLKALTSPLHLIAHNAGYQGDVVVEKVRSLTVGYGLNAVTGEYVDMIDAGIIDPVKVTRSALQNAGSIAAMVLTTEAIVADKPEKKDPGMPGGMGGMGGMGDMY
- a CDS encoding sugar ABC transporter ATP-binding protein, with amino-acid sequence MSQNIVELERVSKSFAGIRALDGVSLTLGRGEVLALLGENGAGKSTLMKILGGIYTRDAGTIRVFGTEIDVMTPRRAKELGIAIIHQELNMCSHLTVAENIFLGRELTRSGLLHDRPMREQAGEILSRLNIDIHPDTVVGTLPISKQQMVEIAKALSTDAKILIMDEPTSALTSKEISDLFHIIRSLRDQGRGIIYISHRLEELAHIVDRVLILRDGRYITESRFEDTTMAEIIANMVGREIKEKFPRIESSPGRTILSVRGLNAGRQVRDVSFDLREGEIVGVAGLMGAGRTEMTRALFGADPKDSGEVTLEGEPVRIERPMDAIEAGLVLVPEDRKNDGLCTKLSIRENVALPNLDMLKGPLSTVDRRREGEMVKRAVDDLSIRLSDPDQSAESLSGGNQQKVVVGKWLARSFRVALFDEPTRGIDVAAKAEIYHLMNDLKRKGLGVLFISSEMPEILGIADRILVMCDGRITGEMPAEEATQEKILELATSFEDKFGAAAGD
- a CDS encoding ABC transporter permease produces the protein MGQVLTAAVGLAVMCAVFGFLNPVFFSGRNVGNLLRQIAPILLIGIGQSYVLITGNIDLSIGSVTGMSCMLSATLMTKGMNPWVSAAVTVFCCLLVGVLNGGLVAKFNLPPFIATLGTMTIARGIAQIVNNNYNTDSIGQAAEGFRNFFYYGRLGGVFNTIWIAAALWFAFNFLLSRTRLGRHIYATGSNKEAARLSGVDVFRTTTAAYMVSSFCSCVVGLIVCATSGMGTMDAGNMYELYAVAASVIGGVSTLGGQGLLLGTVMGASIWGVLQNGLQFAGAPVAIRNIVIGAIVVVSVLLDVIVRSGRRRRKRDAGEGAKA